The Naumovozyma castellii chromosome 2, complete genome sequence TAGGTGATTATATAAATACGTTAAATGCGTTACGCGACGAGTTTTTCTAACGATCTCAGCGGTAGCCAAGTATGAAGAATGCGAAGAAGTATTCCCCTACGTAGAGGGACTGTAAAAAATAGTTTAAGTAAGTCGCACCGTATTTCCACGGATATCGAAACCAACTCAAGAATAACCTTAACTCATCAATATATTCGCCAATCATTGGACAATACAGTAAATTCCTCAAAACAGTATGTGGAAAACAATTGAACGAAACACCTCTGGGTTTACCGCTGCCAACTTGCTCAGGAATCTAGTCTGTACATACTTCCACTTTGCAGATTTGGTCGACAGtgaataattcttcaaataaaacCTTTGATATATATACGCATATCATGTTTTATTTGATATGGTCATTAGGTACATGAATCAAGTAGCACATTTTACACATTTAGGGTATAAGAAAGGCAAAATTTATAGAAGGAAATGATCATGAATAGCTTTAAGTCTCTATTAGGGAATACCCTGTTGTTTCTATCGTTACAAAGTATCCCCACATTTGCTCTTGATGTAAAAAGAGATGTAATAATTACAGATCAAACGTTTCTAGATGGTCTGTctaatgaatcaattacTATCGAAAGCGGGTTTAGTTTGCAGCTTTTAGATGGTCCGAATATTAACCTAACAGGTGATTTAACCGTCGATGGTTCTTTAGTTATTGGAAGTTATACCGCCacaaatttgaaaattaatATTGATTCAGACACATTAACGAATAATGGGAATTTCTATGTTATGAATTTTCAAGCTACAACGACGGACACTTATACGTTCAACAATTTATACAACTACGGAAACATAATTATGGCATCTAATATTCAGGGAGTTACTGATTTATTACCAACAATAAATGATCAGTTTTACAATGAAGGtcatatatttatattgGCTGCTAATCAAATTGGATTCAGTACTCCCAAGTCAGGTATCACTAATAGTGGTACCATTGAACTTGAAGGGACAGTGTCAATCACAGTTCCAATGTCAGGTTCTGGATGTGTTGTGTCTTCAGGTGCCTTGTCCCTagattattcaaataatatcGATCAAACAATAGTGGTAAATGGCGGTCAGTTTGTCATTTTGTCTGGATTGGAATCAGGTAATATTCCGAAAGTTAGAGTTCCAGGAGATGCATCAAGTCCTTAcattttaatgaaaaactCACCAACAGGTGCTATCACATATAATGCCACAACAGGCATTTTGACATACCCACCTTACCAAATAGATATTGGGTTGGGGTACCCAACTAGTGGGTGGAAGGTTTCAGAGAGTCAATGTACGTATACTAGTGATACCACTTTGCCTTGTTTCGTTTTCCTTGCTCAAACTACTGCCCAAAGCTACCCATCAAACTGTGCTGCAAGTTTGTATCCAAACGGATATCCTTATTTTGGGTTTAATGCCACTCAACCAGATTTTGTCCCAGAATTTCCAACTCCTTATACAACATGGGTTTCCAGTTCAAAACATTTAATTGAAGAGATAGTGTCCTTTTACCTAACAATCAGTTCAGATGGATTGCCAGTAACTGTAAAAACAACGTCTATTATTCCACAATCAAGTTCGAGTTTAAAGCTAAAGAGCTTTAGTTCTCTCATTGCGTTGAGCTCAACCTCAGATAATGTGATAAGCCCACACTTTAGTTCTGTATCAAGTTCAAGGCCTATTTTTGCATCAAGTTCAGAACGTAGTATTCCGTTATCGTCAACCTCTGACACTATAACAAGCTTCGATTTTAATACAGAAGCAAAGTCGAGTTATCTTATTAGTCCTAGCTCAACAATAACGGCTTCTACCGAATTAAAATTTAGTGCAGCCACTGACTCAGTCTCTGTATCAAATACTCCTCGGTCAGacctttcttcttccaccCAAAAATCAGAAGTTAGCTTAACGTCGATATTATCTGATGTATCCAGTTCAGAATCGGAATCTAACACTGAAAATCATACTCCTAGTCTGACAACTAAGTCGGTTACTTCCTCTTTAAATAGTTTATCTAGTTCCTCAGAGCCGGATACCATTGCTCTAAGTGGTTCATCTGACCAGCCCAGTTTCGACTCTGCTACAACATCTTTATCACCTGACCTTTCAAGTGACGAGATAAGCCACGTCTCTACCTCAGTAATT is a genomic window containing:
- the NCAS0B04270 gene encoding uncharacterized protein codes for the protein MIMNSFKSLLGNTLLFLSLQSIPTFALDVKRDVIITDQTFLDGLSNESITIESGFSLQLLDGPNINLTGDLTVDGSLVIGSYTATNLKINIDSDTLTNNGNFYVMNFQATTTDTYTFNNLYNYGNIIMASNIQGVTDLLPTINDQFYNEGHIFILAANQIGFSTPKSGITNSGTIELEGTVSITVPMSGSGCVVSSGALSLDYSNNIDQTIVVNGGQFVILSGLESGNIPKVRVPGDASSPYILMKNSPTGAITYNATTGILTYPPYQIDIGLGYPTSGWKVSESQCTYTSDTTLPCFVFLAQTTAQSYPSNCAASLYPNGYPYFGFNATQPDFVPEFPTPYTTWVSSSKHLIEEIVSFYLTISSDGLPVTVKTTSIIPQSSSSLKLKSFSSLIALSSTSDNVISPHFSSVSSSRPIFASSSERSIPLSSTSDTITSFDFNTEAKSSYLISPSSTITASTELKFSAATDSVSVSNTPRSDLSSSTQKSEVSLTSILSDVSSSESESNTENHTPSLTTKSVTSSLNSLSSSSEPDTIALSGSSDQPSFDSATTSLSPDLSSDEISHVSTSVIPLSEELSSKSTSTMSASLSGTSLNSQFISTADLSHFTDYSQPSSRVDSTQTWIVVTITEFERTIHTSVFNFTPWTGFANVTASSIVVSLHGSKRS